Below is a genomic region from Raphanus sativus cultivar WK10039 chromosome 4, ASM80110v3, whole genome shotgun sequence.
ttatatatatgttgttagTGTTTGATGAATGGAACCAAAAGCTGCCATTGTTGCATCCAGTCTTTCCTCTTAATGAAATACAATCTAAATATTTACTTATCTTGGTGACAATCTCAAGCTTCTTCCTTTCTCATTCGGGTACCAATATGTTGTTTAAACCTTGGTGCGACGGGGTTTTATGCTGGCTGTGTCACTACCACTTTGTCTTGGTTCTAATTGGTTATTAGCAAGGTCCAAGTAAAGACCGCAGACCCATTATCTAAGCTCATGAACTAGGATTTCttatgactatatatatataggtgtaGCTATATGCCTAATGTCTGTAAACTGAAGCATCTTTAAATCTCATTTTACGAATTTAATACAATCCTCGGCTTGAACAAGGGTTGATCAGGTACAACCAACAACATCTGTTTGTGCTATCAAGAAGAAATCAGACAAGAAGAGTGGAATATGTAAAACCGAAACATTAGTAATTgccatatgattttttttggtatatgaTTGAAACATTAAAATACTAGAAATCAGACAATGTACCAACAGATCACAATCAAACTCTAATTGCCATATGATTTCTTTTGTTAAACTAatgtttcaattaaaatattagtaattTTAGATGTTTTGCTGTAAAACTAAGttgtaaatatttaaacaaagaCTGGAGATATTTATATTGtgactataaatatttttatgttaggATTTTGATTGTtgatttgataaaattttatcttattGCATTTTTGGTCTAGAGAGTGTAACAATGTGATCATAAGCCATTATCTCTACTTCTGATGTAATGTGTCTTTCTTGGTTTGTTAGTAGAAGTTTTAAACCGATTTGAAATTCTTTAAGTTATACCAAaacttttgtcaaaaaaaaaaaaaaaaatcttaccaaaaCTAATCCCAAACGCAATGTAAACCGGTTTGGAAAATgttgaaatatttaaaagtagGCTTAAGTGAATCACAATTAGGCCCAGGCCCAGAGTAACGTGGTCGTCTCTGTGAAAAGATCAAGGCTGCACGTTGTTCTCTTCCACTcatctgagaaaaaaaaacaaaaaccaaaaaaataaataaacaaataaaaatcagaaacgaTATATCCATCCACAcctctctctccatctctctctctgtctcgcCAGATTTGAATCATCGACCTGATCTCAGATCCAAATCACAAGCCTTCGACATGTCTACCTTCAGCGGCGATGAAACAGCTCCTTTCTTCGGCTTCCTCGGCGCTGCAGCCGCACTCGTCTTCTCCTGTAATTCCCTTTTCCCTTATCATTCTGTTCGTGATCGTCTTCCTCGTTTCTAGGATAGACATCTGAGATTTGTATAATTGCTTGACAATCTTCAAATTGAATCGTAAAACTACGCTTAGATATTGCAGATCGCTCGTATGAGCATTTCGGTTCGATCTGCATCCATAAACAAATGAATGTGTGATTTTATGAGATTAATGTTTTAGCATTCGATCTTGTTAGATCCTATAAGGacgattattttattttaattaataaataagtGAATATTCATTGGAATGAAAAGGTATGGGAGCTGCTTATGGAACAGCAAAGAGTGGAGTTGGTGTGGCTTCTATGGGAGTCATGAGGCCTGAGTTGGTCATGAAGTCCATTGTCCCCGTTGTCATGGCTGGTGTGTTGGGTATTTACGGTTTGATTATTGCTGTTATCATCAGTACCGGGATTAACCCCAAGGCTAAGTCCTACTACCTCTTCGACGGATACGCACATCTCTCCTCCGGTCTTGCTTGTGGTCTCGCTGGTCTTTCTGCTGGTATGGCCATTGGTATTGTCGGAGACGCCGGTGTCAGGTTTGTTAATTCCCTCCTCCTCGTACAACCTACGAAACTTTTACAAATGAATTGGTGTTTGACTTGTTCTTTTTTCCCAGGGCAAATGCTCAGCAGCCTAAGCTCTTTGTCGGGATGATTCTTATCCTTATCTTCGCAGAAGCGCTTGCTCTTTACGGCCTTATTGTGGGAATCATCCTCTCCTCACGAGCTGGCCAGTCTAGAGCTGAATGAGAATGTAACCCCACCACAAGATTTTCCCCCGAAGGTACTTTATTTttctgtgtgtgttttgttgttCTATCGTTCTTTAGCATATGTGTATCATCGggaactgaaaaaaaaagaaatttattggACACTTGGAACTTTGTTTCGGAAGCTCTCCTATTTCTCTCTCTCGGAGGTTGCTCTCCGATGTagggattttttttattattttgttctgTAATAAAGAGAGCTCTGATGGAGCTTGGTATGTTTTTTGTATTCTTGTATTGTCCTGAGGAAgttaaatacatttatttgtAAAGAAGTTTGCTTTCTGAAATCATCTCGAGTCTCTGATTGCTTTTCTCTGGTGTTTTGTGTTCCATCTTTGTTGTTGTGTTTTCTTTGAAGAAGTTCTGTTTatctttgatttgatttatagttttatacaaTGAACATTAATTCATGCTGAAAGTTTTTGTGACAAAAGTTCtaagaaaaagaagttaaacTTGAGCCTTAGCATATCTTTTATTCCGAGATCAAAGTTTTAATTTCCTTTTCGTTTTTCTTTTACACAAAagtattttctctgttttgcatTATatctcaatatatatatatatttttactatattatcAAATACTACAAAAGCTTAACAAATCATTTTACGTGAGTGCGATTCGATATTTAATAGAACTATAAGAGACTATGACGACAATTTCCAGTAGTTGGTTAAAATGCAAGTTTTCTCGTGTGATATAAATCCTCCTAGAATTGTAACCTTTCacagctaattttttttttttttgaatgatgtaaaattttattcagtcAAAACCTTTGTACATCTAGTGCTTCTGTTTATATTCAAGAGATCAAAAATTTACTCTAAAAAAGAGCTATCAAAGGAAAAAAATCTCCTCATGGTTTTGACTCTCTAGTCACAAACCATGTGATCAAGCCCTCTTCACAGCTAATTTCTAATAACGCATAAAAGtgtttaattgtttaaatatatgGTTGAAGAGATGGTAGTAGCCGTTTAATGCAGGCACACAAACCAAGACCTCGCCTTGTGGAACCTCCCTTGGACTATTTTACCTTTTGGAAGTAGAAAATCCATATTTGTTGTCTTAtgaatatattatgaaaaacaaTAGTCTTAGTTAAGTTATTATTCTGATGGGATTTTATTATCTTAGACCATGTGATGTGATCCTCCACAATGTTAGtgatatatttaaatttgaatatacTGTTGCATCCCAATGTATTTTCTTGGTCAAAACATCCCAATGTATTTCTATAGTTTTTTCCACATTGTATTGTCTTAATTGCTTGGATAAGACCCTGTGGTAATTCACTAATTCCTAATAACATATATAAGGACCACCCACAATAGGTAGAAAATCCATCCGTAAGAGTTCTGATAAATTGTGTTAATCTATATGGCTTTAATATGCATTGCAAAGTTGATTTTCAATGGTTAAACCAAAAATGTGTCGAGTCATGAGtgactatatattttatattcttcaatatttatcatattcaaTTTACCAGTGAATTAAAATCATCATTCTCATGATTAAGAACATGAGAATGATGGTactcaaacaaaaacaaaccatTACTCATTTGTCTAGTTTTTCGTTATATTTAATGTTTACATCGTTACACTGGAGTTAAATAAAGAACTTACATGTGTTTGTCAATATTTTACAATCAAAATTATGAGTATTTTTAGTTACAACATAAAAgcaataacaaaaaagaaaattgaatatCTTAAATTGATTGCATAGAATATCAAAAATATGGTAAATTAGGTGGTTATCTAGATTATATGAAATAATAgctttaattttaattagataaggaaaatataaaaataattaacattaGATTTATTAATTGATTCAgtgataatattataaatattgtgcaagtttaagtattagttttaatttgtACTTTGCTTATCTTTAGTAGTGATAAAACCACTAGCCTAAATTAGGTCTCCACATCGTTTTGCAAGAGTACTATATAAAAAATAGGTTTTCTACGTTAGCACACACAAAGAGaaattaggttttcttttattttttcttttgaccaaaaaagaaattaggttTTCTATATCACTTCGTAAAAGTATTATCAAATAGACCTTCAAAAGGTCAAAAGTTTCTGATTTTAGTGCAATTATATAGTCTTGGCTGATGTCAATCATGTCATCGATGGAGTCTTATAAAACGATCAGAAAAGGCGTTGTCAAAAGACGTAGGACGgctaattattttgtatttttaaaggtcagcttattaattaatttgttttggtTCTGTAAtgcattttgtttgtttagtcAAACTAATTGCGGTAGATGGTCTTTTACGTGATTATGCAGCGAATCCCTTATGCATGAAAATTTTTGTTTAGTAAATAGGGTAAAAAATCAAGAAGACAAGATTTAGTTAGCCGGGTTGGACACGGCACATTAGAATCCATCACAACCACATGACAATGAATCTCCAAATCACACGTCACGTAACTAAGCGCTATATATTTTCGTACGATGGCCGATGGGATATTGGGATGTACTAACCCCACTTTAAAGATTATGCAGTATGCCAGTATATAATGTAAATGACTCATTACGAATATCATTAAATTGAGGATAACGcgaatatttttgaaatagaATTGTGGTATGAAATATGAATTGAAAGAGCACTATTTACGATAGCCACAAGAGTTAGTGGTATACGTGTGGCGTCCGCGTTCAGTAAGCGGCCGTGTACCGCCCTCAAcgtgtttttcttttccttgttcTATTGCATATTCCAATTGTAAGTTGCTCGAATTAAGATTCAGATGCTCATGTGATCCTAAGTTGCTCGTGATAAAACAGAAAGGTATTATATTGTTGATATTTGGTGTATACTTCTAATACGctgtatatataatgttttgCGTTTGCAAAACTATTCACGTAATCTtaacattttatcaaaaaaaaaaaaaactattcacgtatatatatagaaaaatacgATAGAATTACAAAAATTTCTCCACAGAGAGAGGAGGTTGAAGAGCATTGAAGTAATAAACAATTATAAGGAATGGGAAGACACTAATTAGAAAGTCGGAAAATTTAAGAGCATCCATCCGCCCACTCCGATACATCAATGTCCCGTTATTTATTAGTCACCGGAAAGCATTTGCTAAAGTAAATGTAAATTTGAATCATTCAGCAAATTTAATGcaacaattaaaattaaaaatgccctttaaaaaaacaaaaaacaattaaaattaaaaatacatttaggCCTTGATTGGTACAGGCTAATGAAAAAGCAGTATAAGTATGCTGTAGAAGCAGTATGCCGCAGAAGCtgtatgattttattaaaactttcaATAAGATGATTAGTAGGGCAGTagcagtatacaattttaattttctttacaaaagttagtatataatatatttattttaaaattatatatattaaattataatatatattaataatatatttgttattaaaaataatgaatcttaattaataacataaattaaattaattttaaatgtgaaatattattatttaaaaatgtaatcttaaaaaaatataaatttattttggatataaaataattttgaatattattaaataaaataaataatatataaatttatttttggatataaataatttgaatattattaaacaaaattaataaattatcattatatatatatatatatatcttttattttacatattaatatataaaaagatataattaatttattttatttactaatttcaaaaattatgtctatatcaataattttatttaaaaaaataaaatttacaattaaaatatctatttttaaaaataatattttgcatttaaaatataatttaattatataaattaaattatattttaaatgtgaaatactatttttttaaaagaaaatatttatattgtaaatttattttagaaatcaaaattttattttctggatataaaataattttatgatattcttaaatcaaataaatgaactaattatatttatttcttaaattcaTAAACTGTAAATGCAAATACTCTTCCAAAAACTTTATACGAGAGCATTTGCGAGAGAGCATTTGGAAAGCAttagcatttaataaatatttttctaaatatttttctaacaaATACTGATTAGATAAAGTGTAGTATAATGCTAATGATAATGTTCTATCAATCAAGGCCTTAGATCTTTGAAAACAATGTAGAAATGTCACTCAGTATTCTAGATTTTGTCTATCTTTCGATCCTAGCGACAATGGTACCAAGTGTCAACAATCTAATATTCCATCCATCTGTTTTTTCATAAtacacacaaattaagaaattatttaattcctctgtttcataataaatgtcacTCTAaccatttttttgttacataaaaaatgtcactttacaatttcatgcagattatacttatttttagctgaaattaattacaaactgtattaattttataaatagttttatttatctcaaatattattggcCGGTGAggtataattaataacaatttacttatattttcgtcattttcttaatttttgtaaaaaatgtCTAAGTGACACTTATTTAAAAACGGAAAGAGTATTATCTATTTTACTTCTATTTAAcatatcattttgttaattaataaactGAAACTAAagataatatttgaaaaattgtttgATTTATGCATCGAAAAAATAAAACGACCATTAtaatgaaacaaattttaaaaattagaacgacatttaatatgaaacggataaaatactaaaaataatcaaataaaaatttatagtcattttaagaaaattaatgaatatttatattttgaattggTGATTTAATAAGAAAGAGAATCAAATGTTTTCTCAACACAAAAGGATATatctttttcaagaaaaaaacacaaaaggaTATCCATTGGACGAATACTATAGACTgctgaaaaaaattatttacatgcTTCCAAACAAAGTATGGGTCCGTGGGCAGAAGTAAACTCCATAACACAACTACTCCCCCACGTAAGACCACCACGCGGCGACTCGTAGCTGAGTGGTCGTGCCAAAAGGAATCCTTGTTCTCATAAAATTGAAATCgtctttctttaaaaaaaaaaagaaatcgtCTTTCTTTTGGTCAATTTTATTgtctgtttatttttattttctccttttataatatataatgttttaaagactttttagttttaaaatataaatgttttgacATATCTGCataaaatttattctaaaataaaacagatGGATTAATTTGTTAGAAAGAGGTAAAAAAAGATATGGACCAGTAGGTACATGCACGCTACGCAGTTGTGTGCAATGTGTCAGAGTGTTAACTACTCCACAAAGCAATGATCATTGGATCAACGGTCGGATCCAATCTCGTTGCGAGATCTAATTTATAAAACGCACGTTGCTTTTACCAGTTTAGATATTTTTCGTAAAAACTTTAGAGCTTTAGCAATTGTAAAAAAACTCTCAACCGAACTCTCAGTTGACtcatgaagttttttttttttttgctaacagTTGACTCATGAAGTTCATTTCACGTTATGACATAACCGTAATAATAGTGTAGACCTGCAAAtcgaaatttattttctaaatatactTAGAAAAACATGAGTATTCACAACTGTCTTTGTCACATTGTGAATGAGAGAAACTTAAATCAACACTAGTTAATAGTTTTGCGGAAAAAACCATCATTGGGTTAATACGTAAAACAGCACCTGAATAATCAATCATTGGCGGAGAGTCAGTCACGTAGGGAAACTAAAATCTATGATAAGATTTTTTTGCAGTTTctttttggtgaaaaaaaatgtaaaaccaaaaaaagatagaagtagaaaaaaatcaataataataaatggGCCCCATGGGCCGAATCCAACTCTCCTCAGTCATCACCTTCTCCCAACTAAAGCTTTTCCTCCTATATAAACAAGACCAGTTCCCCTTCATCAAACTCACACCCTTCTCCCCTCAATTTCCGCTCTGTTTCTCTTTGCATTTTCCCATAGAAACTTCACATTCTCGTTCCCCCCTTTCTCTTCATATAGATCCAGTCCCTCTCTGCATGGTCGGGGAATAGAATCTGTTGTCTCTCaaatttgcaaaagaaaaaaaaatccttttttttttttaaattaaagtttttCTGAAACATTCACCGTGGAGATTCTCGGATCAGGTCGGGCTGCTCGAGGTGGGTTTCACGGCGGGGACAGATACATCTTCTGCCTTCTCTTGAGGGGGTAGCCGAGGCTCCGGCCTCGGCGGTTTTCAAACCCCTTACCTTCACAAAATCTGgtaattaaaaatcaaaccTTTCTTAAGATCCGCTgctgaaaaaaaacagagcaatacAGAGCAAAACAGAGCAAAAACAGAGTGTTAAGAAAGATGCCTGCTTTAGCTTGTGTCGATAGCTACGCCGCCGACGTGTTCATCCCAccgtcaccaccaccaccttcctccacctccaccgCCGTCGCCGTCGACGCCTGGAGcccctctctctcctcctctctctacCGCATCGACGGATGGGGAGCTCCTTACTTTGCCGCTAACTCCTCCGGCAACATCTCCGTTCGTCCTCACGGCTCCAACACTCTCCCTCACCAAGACATCGATCTGTTAAAACTCGTCAAGAAGGTGACCGATCCGAAACAAACCGGCGGTTTGGGGCTCCAGCTTCCGGTTATCATCCGGTTCCCTGACGTTCTGCAGAACCGCCTCGAGTCTCTCCAATCCGCGTTCGATTTCGCGATACAGAGCCAAGGGTACGAGTCTCACTACCAAGGAGTGTACCCCGTGAAATGCAATCAAGACCGGTTCGTCGTGGAGGACATTGTGAGATTCGGTTCTCAATTCCGGTTTGGTTTGGAAGCCGGCTCTAAACCGGAGATCCTCCTCGCTATGAGCTGCTTGTGTAAAGGCGGCAACCCTGAGGAAGCCTTTCTCGTCTGTAACGGCTTCAAAGACGCTGAGTATGTATCTCTAGCTCTTATGGGAAGGAAGCTGGCGTTGAACACTGTGATTGTGCTTgagcaagaagaagagcttGATTTGGTTATAGGCCTGAGTCAGAAGATGAACGTGAGGCCTGTGATTGGGCTGAGAGCTAAGCTGAGGACCAAACACTCTGGTCACTTCGGTTCGACTTCAGGTGAGAAAGGGAAGTTCGGTTTAACTACTTCTCAGATAGTTCGTGTCGTGAGGAAGCTTAGTCAGGCTCGTATGCTTGACTGTCTCCAGCTTTTGCATTTCCACATTGGCTCCCAGATTCCATCCACTTCCTTGTTATCTGATGGTGTCTCCGAAGCTGCTCAGCTTTACTGCGAGCTGGTCCGTCTCGGTGCCAACATGAAAGTTATAGACATCGGTGGTGGCTTGGGGATTGACTACGACGGGTCTAAATCCGGAGAGAGCGATCTCTCCGTTGCCTACACTCTCGAGGAGTATGCTGAAGCTGTTGTAGCCTCTGTTCGGTTTGTATGCGAGAGGAGGTCGGTGAAGCATCCTGTGATATGCAGCGAAAGCGGGAGAGCGATAGTCTCTCATCACTCTGTTTTGATCTTTGAAGCTGTCTCGTCGGTTAAACCGGCTGTTCACGAAGCTGATCCTGATGATATTCGGTTCTTGCTTGAATCCGAGGAAGCTTACGAGGAGGTGTACTCTGCTGTGATGCGTGGGGATCAAGAAAGGTGTTTGCTTTACGTTGAGAAGCTGAAGGAGAGATGCGTTGAAGGTTTTAAAGACGGTGTTGTGAGCGTCGAGCAGTTAGCTTCCGTTGATGGGTTATGCGAATGGGTTTTAAAGGCTATTGGCGGGTCGGATCCGGTTCAGACTTACAATATTAACCTCTCGGTTTTCACTTCGGTTCCTGACCTATGGGGGATTGAGCAGCTGTTTCCTATAGTCCCTATTCATAAGCTCGACCAAAGGCCGGGGACACGTGGCGTATTGTCGGATTTGACGTGTGACAGCGATGGGAAGATTGATAAGTTCATAGGCGGGGAGTCTAGCTTGCCGCTGCATGAGCTAGAGAGCGATGGAGGGAGGTACTTCTTGGGGATGTTTCTTGGAGGGGCTTACGAGGAGGCGCTAGGTGGAGTGCACAACTTGTTTGGTGGGCCGAGCGTTGTACGTGTCTTGCAGAGTGATGGGCCTCATGGCTTTGCTGTGACACGAGCCGTGCCTGGTCAGTCCTCTGCTGATGTTCTTCGTGGGATGCAGCATGAGCCTGAGATGATGTTTCAGACGTTGAAGCACCGAGCAGAGGAGGTTATGCATCATCATACCAAAggtggtgaagaagaagatgatgatgatgatgatgaagctgaGTTCGGTAATGTCGCGGCTTGTCTTGACCGTTCGTTTCATAACATGCCGTATCTAGCGACCGAGGAGGTGTCTATGAGTAACTCTCTTTCGGCTGCGGTCAGTAACCTTGGCTTTTACTATTGCGATGAAGATGACTACCTCTCTGCATGAGGAAAGGTGGTTTGTTGTTTGCATTCTTGTGTTATCGTATGTTTCTTTTAATAAAGTAGTAAAATAATCATAATGATGAGATTCATCGTTGtttaatgttgttttttttattttaattagaagaTCCGAATGATGAAAGTACTTTTGTGAAATTCAGATCTTTGTACTATGTTATTTGATGTTTGAAATGTAACGTTCttgtttcatttatatataattgttgGCATTATTATAAGAGTTTAGTGAAAAGATACAGAATTATGTCTCCAACGAGTGTGGCGGTGCCGCGGTGGGAGGGTTGATCCTTGTCCACTTTCTCTTATTGATTAggcttcaaaaaaaaaaattctatgcTAAGTGAAGTATTCTAGAGAgtgtcaaaaaagaaaatggtTCTATACTGAAAAAAATTGTCATTTCTCACTTTGGAAATGTACTAACAATTTAGATTTATGAGAAGTTGTCGGATCATCGTTTTAATGGAATagtctcttttcttttgcaaaatagagaaattatgttctaatatataaatatactcgAATTATTGTAGAAGAGATAGATAGTCCGATAAAATTCAAACTTGCAAGGTTATGTCGCATGGTTTGTTGTTGCATTCTAGTATTATCTTAGTTTCTTTCGATAAAGTAGTAAAATAATCATAATGATGAGATTCATCGTCGTTTAATGTTTTCAATTAGAGGATCCGAGTGATGTCCTTTTGTGAAATTCGGATCTTTGTATGTTATTTGTGATGTTTGAAATGTAACGttcttgtttcaaaaaaataaataaataaatataattttatgcataGTGCTACAAGTTCTTTTCATTATTATAGgagtttaatgaaaaatattttgttgtctaGTAGTCCTTGTATCAGTTACGCATCGCCGCATCTTGAAGACTTGAACGGCGACGTGGGCGGTTGTGAGTAAAGAGAGAGTGCGACAACAAACACACATTACATATGCTGGATTCTGACATGTATGTCTTGCTACTGACTCACTTCTTTATTTATTAGGCCTTGGGAAGCGGTTGAATGAATGAGACTGATTGATTGATATGTTTGGCTCATGTTTTGTGTATTTTTGGTAGTTGCATCATTCAATTATCTCTCGGGTCACTGCACCGCTTGTTTTGGAATATATCTCTTTTTACATTACATGGAGGTAAATTTGGAcacact
It encodes:
- the LOC108854435 gene encoding arginine decarboxylase 2-like, with the protein product MPALACVDSYAADVFIPPSPPPPSSTSTAVAVDAWSPSLSSSLYRIDGWGAPYFAANSSGNISVRPHGSNTLPHQDIDLLKLVKKVTDPKQTGGLGLQLPVIIRFPDVLQNRLESLQSAFDFAIQSQGYESHYQGVYPVKCNQDRFVVEDIVRFGSQFRFGLEAGSKPEILLAMSCLCKGGNPEEAFLVCNGFKDAEYVSLALMGRKLALNTVIVLEQEEELDLVIGLSQKMNVRPVIGLRAKLRTKHSGHFGSTSGEKGKFGLTTSQIVRVVRKLSQARMLDCLQLLHFHIGSQIPSTSLLSDGVSEAAQLYCELVRLGANMKVIDIGGGLGIDYDGSKSGESDLSVAYTLEEYAEAVVASVRFVCERRSVKHPVICSESGRAIVSHHSVLIFEAVSSVKPAVHEADPDDIRFLLESEEAYEEVYSAVMRGDQERCLLYVEKLKERCVEGFKDGVVSVEQLASVDGLCEWVLKAIGGSDPVQTYNINLSVFTSVPDLWGIEQLFPIVPIHKLDQRPGTRGVLSDLTCDSDGKIDKFIGGESSLPLHELESDGGRYFLGMFLGGAYEEALGGVHNLFGGPSVVRVLQSDGPHGFAVTRAVPGQSSADVLRGMQHEPEMMFQTLKHRAEEVMHHHTKGGEEEDDDDDDEAEFGNVAACLDRSFHNMPYLATEEVSMSNSLSAAVSNLGFYYCDEDDYLSA
- the LOC108848808 gene encoding V-type proton ATPase subunit c1 — its product is MSTFSGDETAPFFGFLGAAAALVFSCMGAAYGTAKSGVGVASMGVMRPELVMKSIVPVVMAGVLGIYGLIIAVIISTGINPKAKSYYLFDGYAHLSSGLACGLAGLSAGMAIGIVGDAGVRANAQQPKLFVGMILILIFAEALALYGLIVGIILSSRAGQSRAE